In a genomic window of Acidilobus saccharovorans 345-15:
- a CDS encoding phosphoglycolate phosphatase, whose protein sequence is MPLKAVGSDVDGTLTVRRGDLRVSVHAIRGIRLLESRGVKVILVSGNSLPVTAGLSVYLGSSGPVVAENGCVIMYRGQIYHVCSGRPPEGLLRKLQDLGLRPSWQNEFRYHDMAFFMPRGVDENSKAELLRAVSEIAEAHGLRVLWSGYAVHINPGNGKGEGLLRALELIGVSASEAAAIGDGENDLDMLSVVPISGCPGDAAPAVKVKVKFVARGRGGAGFLEFARWLLAKGERN, encoded by the coding sequence TTGCCGCTGAAGGCTGTCGGGTCAGACGTTGACGGCACGCTCACCGTGAGGAGGGGCGACCTAAGGGTAAGCGTGCACGCGATCAGGGGGATAAGGCTGCTGGAGTCCCGCGGGGTCAAGGTTATCCTGGTCTCAGGCAACAGCCTCCCCGTGACCGCAGGCCTCAGCGTCTACCTTGGCTCCAGCGGCCCCGTCGTGGCTGAGAACGGCTGCGTCATAATGTACAGGGGACAGATATACCACGTGTGCTCCGGCAGGCCCCCCGAGGGGCTGCTCAGGAAGCTCCAGGACCTCGGCCTCAGGCCCAGCTGGCAGAACGAGTTCAGGTACCACGACATGGCCTTCTTCATGCCCAGGGGGGTAGACGAGAACTCGAAGGCCGAGCTGCTGAGGGCTGTGTCAGAGATAGCCGAGGCCCACGGCCTCAGAGTCCTCTGGAGCGGCTACGCCGTCCACATAAACCCTGGCAACGGCAAGGGCGAGGGGCTCCTGAGGGCCCTTGAGCTAATAGGGGTCAGCGCCTCCGAGGCGGCAGCCATAGGGGACGGCGAGAACGACCTCGACATGCTCTCAGTGGTGCCCATAAGCGGCTGCCCGGGCGACGCGGCCCCCGCGGTTAAGGTTAAGGTTAAGTTCGTGGCCAGGGGCAGGGGAGGCGCCGGCTTCCTGGAGTTTGCCAGGTGGCTTCTCGCTAAGGGAGAACGCAACTAA
- a CDS encoding acyl CoA:acetate/3-ketoacid CoA transferase: MSDSVVSLIARKKIVNDPDFVLSQIKDGDVVAISGFNEITSPDYLIERLYRLYLKTGHPRNLFIISDTFPGTPGRGLDSIAQMMYKRGDRDFIRGMLVAFYGWSETLQKMIKEEWFEAYAWSIGILAYWFREVGSGRPGVLTRVGLNTTADPRYDGTALNETAKERRTVKVQLLNIDGKEYLLYTAPKPKFALIRGSTADEIGNLSLEDEVAYGTVLNIAQATKAMPEKGTVIAQVLRVARFGTINPKSVVVPGPLVDYVVVAPREYHRQSHSFDYDPIVAGRVIPPADVMTAQMESGLDERKVVARRVALELARLVEKYGRPVVVNLGVGIPAMVGEVAMEEDIQDLVVLTVESGTWGGRPLYGPDFGVSIGAFAVLSVPDQFTMYEGGVIDAASLGFMQIDKYGNVNSFFTESKIPGPGGFPAIASGAPDIYYAGLFTAGRGTKYEVADGKLRIISDGNIVKFVNKVDKVGCSSKVMIENRKNVLYITERAVFRLTPEGLELIEVAPGVDLEKDVLAKMEFKPIMKREPELMDPRIFMPKKMGMKEELVKAIRV; encoded by the coding sequence ATGAGCGACAGCGTTGTGAGCCTGATAGCAAGAAAGAAAATAGTTAATGACCCAGACTTCGTCCTGTCGCAGATAAAGGACGGCGACGTCGTTGCCATCTCAGGCTTCAACGAGATAACGTCGCCCGACTACCTCATAGAAAGGCTCTACAGGCTGTACTTGAAGACCGGCCACCCCAGGAACCTCTTCATAATAAGTGACACGTTCCCTGGGACGCCAGGCAGGGGGCTTGACAGCATAGCCCAGATGATGTACAAGAGGGGGGACAGGGACTTCATAAGGGGCATGCTGGTGGCCTTCTACGGCTGGAGCGAGACCCTCCAGAAGATGATAAAGGAGGAGTGGTTCGAGGCCTACGCCTGGAGCATCGGGATCCTGGCCTACTGGTTCAGGGAGGTCGGGAGCGGCAGGCCTGGCGTCCTGACCAGGGTCGGACTCAACACCACCGCTGACCCAAGGTATGACGGAACAGCCCTTAACGAGACCGCCAAGGAGAGGAGGACTGTCAAGGTGCAGCTGCTCAACATAGACGGTAAGGAGTACCTGCTCTACACCGCCCCGAAGCCCAAGTTCGCCCTCATAAGGGGGAGCACGGCCGACGAGATAGGAAACCTGTCCCTCGAGGACGAGGTGGCTTACGGCACCGTGCTTAACATAGCTCAGGCGACTAAGGCCATGCCAGAGAAGGGCACAGTCATAGCCCAGGTGCTCAGGGTGGCCAGGTTCGGCACCATTAACCCCAAGAGCGTGGTCGTTCCCGGCCCGCTGGTGGACTACGTTGTAGTTGCGCCCAGGGAGTACCACAGGCAGTCCCACAGCTTTGACTACGACCCCATAGTAGCTGGAAGGGTGATACCCCCGGCTGACGTTATGACGGCGCAGATGGAGAGCGGCCTGGACGAGAGGAAGGTAGTGGCCAGGAGGGTGGCCCTTGAGCTTGCCAGGCTCGTGGAGAAGTACGGGAGGCCTGTGGTGGTCAACCTCGGCGTGGGCATACCGGCTATGGTGGGCGAGGTGGCGATGGAGGAGGACATACAGGACCTGGTGGTGCTCACCGTTGAGTCAGGCACGTGGGGAGGAAGGCCGCTCTACGGCCCTGACTTTGGGGTCTCCATAGGGGCCTTCGCAGTGCTCTCGGTGCCGGACCAGTTCACCATGTACGAGGGAGGGGTCATCGACGCGGCCTCCCTGGGCTTCATGCAGATAGACAAGTACGGCAATGTCAACTCGTTCTTCACGGAGTCAAAGATACCTGGGCCAGGAGGGTTCCCAGCTATAGCGTCAGGGGCGCCTGACATCTACTATGCAGGCCTCTTCACGGCTGGCAGGGGGACAAAGTATGAGGTGGCCGACGGGAAGCTAAGGATAATCTCCGACGGAAACATAGTTAAGTTTGTCAACAAGGTGGACAAGGTCGGGTGCTCCTCGAAGGTTATGATAGAGAATAGGAAGAACGTGCTTTACATAACCGAGAGGGCTGTGTTCAGGCTGACGCCCGAGGGACTGGAGCTCATAGAGGTGGCCCCTGGCGTCGACCTGGAGAAGGACGTGCTCGCCAAGATGGAGTTCAAGCCTATAATGAAGAGGGAGCCGGAGCTCATGGACCCGAGGATCTTCATGCCCAAGAAGATGGGCATGAAGGAGGAGCTAGTGAAGGCCATAAGGGTCTGA
- a CDS encoding lipoate protein ligase C-terminal domain-containing protein, with product MGTCEVKARKGLIRVSSEVVGGVIARVSITGDFMVIPEDKVFELEESLVNTRFDRGEVSGVVRRVLQGSSLVGCSEEDFVDAIMCSGEGDAA from the coding sequence GTGGGCACGTGCGAGGTTAAGGCAAGAAAGGGCCTCATAAGGGTCTCCTCCGAGGTCGTCGGAGGGGTCATAGCCAGGGTCAGCATAACGGGAGACTTCATGGTTATCCCGGAGGACAAGGTCTTCGAGCTTGAGGAGAGCCTCGTTAACACCAGGTTTGACAGGGGCGAGGTCTCCGGCGTCGTCAGGAGGGTGCTCCAGGGCTCAAGCCTGGTAGGCTGCTCCGAGGAGGACTTTGTGGACGCCATAATGTGCTCGGGTGAGGGCGATGCAGCTTAG
- a CDS encoding lipoate--protein ligase family protein produces the protein MQLRVLLYETPDDPYMNLAFEEALPRARGCGISPDTLRLWRNRRAVVIGYFQRAEEEVNLAEAERQGVKVVRRFTGGGAAYHDLGNINYAISLSLGERKVSNPVDFIFTELIRAPVEALRSLGFEASVQNVNDIIVDNRKVSGTAATVSWGSIFFHGAMLVSADLSALASVLKVPLKKLIDKGVSSVKYRVTNLAALRPGTTVNDVASALASSFAKVLGYDGVKYDLPTSEELEMAEILYTYKYSDRSWNMDRAPHRQFRRAEEELMRVCRR, from the coding sequence ATGCAGCTTAGGGTCCTGCTCTACGAGACCCCTGACGACCCATACATGAACTTGGCGTTCGAGGAGGCCCTGCCCAGGGCGAGGGGCTGCGGCATCTCCCCTGACACGCTTAGGCTTTGGAGGAACCGCAGGGCAGTTGTAATAGGCTACTTCCAGAGGGCCGAGGAGGAGGTGAACCTCGCAGAGGCAGAGAGGCAGGGCGTGAAGGTGGTGAGGAGGTTCACCGGCGGAGGGGCAGCATATCATGACCTTGGCAACATAAACTACGCAATATCGCTCTCCCTGGGCGAGAGGAAGGTAAGCAACCCCGTCGACTTCATATTCACGGAGCTCATAAGGGCCCCCGTTGAGGCGCTAAGGTCCCTGGGCTTTGAGGCCTCGGTGCAGAACGTCAACGACATAATTGTTGACAACAGGAAGGTGAGCGGCACGGCGGCAACGGTGTCCTGGGGCTCCATATTCTTCCATGGCGCCATGCTGGTGAGCGCAGACCTCAGCGCCCTGGCCTCCGTCCTTAAGGTGCCCCTCAAGAAGCTCATAGACAAGGGGGTCTCGAGCGTCAAGTACAGGGTAACGAACCTGGCCGCCCTGAGGCCTGGGACCACTGTCAACGATGTTGCCTCCGCCCTAGCCAGCTCGTTCGCAAAGGTTCTGGGCTACGACGGCGTTAAGTACGACCTGCCCACGTCTGAGGAGCTGGAGATGGCGGAGATACTCTACACTTACAAGTACTCAGACAGGTCATGGAACATGGACAGGGCGCCCCACAGGCAGTTCAGGAGGGCCGAGGAGGAGCTCATGAGGGTATGTAGGAGGTAG
- a CDS encoding CBS domain-containing protein yields the protein MSSLSVWTSKVGDVARKNVVSATADATLAEAARLMYTKGTGSVVVVSPEGKVIGIFTERDLSRVVADRVSYDSKLGDLMTKDPVTIRDDEPITKAVELLSTRKIRHLPVVDREGKLVGIITARDIVDITERYLASTGFVSE from the coding sequence GTGAGCTCCTTGAGCGTCTGGACCTCAAAGGTAGGTGACGTTGCAAGGAAGAACGTGGTGTCCGCGACCGCCGATGCCACGCTTGCGGAGGCCGCGAGGCTCATGTACACCAAGGGCACCGGCAGCGTCGTAGTTGTGTCTCCAGAGGGGAAAGTGATAGGCATCTTCACTGAGAGGGACCTGAGCAGGGTGGTGGCGGACAGGGTCAGCTATGACTCAAAGCTCGGCGACTTAATGACCAAGGACCCGGTGACCATAAGGGATGACGAGCCCATAACTAAGGCTGTGGAGCTGCTTTCAACCCGCAAGATAAGGCACCTGCCCGTGGTTGACAGGGAGGGAAAGCTCGTGGGCATAATAACGGCCAGGGACATAGTTGACATAACCGAGAGGTACCTGGCGTCGACAGGCTTCGTCTCGGAGTGA
- a CDS encoding DUF998 domain-containing protein codes for MRALRYLGITAAAVAWVIIIACVSINPWFVFTKNAFSDLGGPRATDPWLYNYGLIAVGALIIAFASYAVSVSSEKLEAVGASFMMVAGLFLALIGVFHEGTYPHVFVSQWFFAQMDMTSIVWGAGSIVSGRAKRGAAEVAIGVIGPAGAIAFRWPSAATLEAYGIVLIDLFVILMTFDLRDLEG; via the coding sequence TTGCGGGCCCTCAGGTACCTTGGCATCACTGCGGCGGCGGTGGCATGGGTAATTATTATTGCTTGCGTGTCCATTAACCCCTGGTTCGTGTTCACCAAAAACGCCTTCAGCGACCTGGGAGGTCCCAGGGCCACAGACCCATGGCTCTACAACTATGGCCTTATAGCGGTCGGCGCCCTCATAATAGCCTTCGCCTCGTACGCGGTCAGCGTCAGCAGCGAGAAGCTAGAGGCCGTGGGCGCCTCATTTATGATGGTCGCCGGCCTGTTCCTTGCCCTGATAGGCGTGTTCCACGAGGGCACATACCCCCACGTCTTCGTCTCGCAGTGGTTCTTCGCTCAGATGGACATGACGTCCATAGTGTGGGGCGCGGGCTCCATAGTCTCGGGTAGGGCAAAAAGAGGGGCCGCGGAGGTGGCCATTGGGGTTATCGGGCCCGCCGGGGCCATAGCCTTCAGGTGGCCCTCGGCGGCCACCCTCGAGGCCTACGGAATAGTGCTCATAGACCTCTTCGTGATACTTATGACGTTTGACCTGCGAGACCTTGAAGGCTGA
- a CDS encoding DEAD/DEAH box helicase, with protein sequence MQEAVLAAGAAAAAGAATYVAYRKRLLSRLLTSLRLKVNPDSIVEVASSAESLGISRQQVSAIVRSLRSCPKGSERLAESLISLGLYEDVIYLASRGCSVPSVTLRRARAYSLGLALSKWEAEASRLLQEQPKLSGSSKVMVAVCEGDYREVMVDGVVTEVPPPGSSWRSPPPEEAMSSIAELSGAKLVISWGSCGLRGAVNARRLVRLAYPDVRPSLASIAYNLGVNPMLPPSAVVLAAVESSVDILNRVGVEWEKMPEDVRGASEIVKYRDVVNSVVGQRGVKEQRSIVVTDRPRAYMPLWRPFSVSPSRAPQDDYVAATVIKALASRGGDPLRAIRLSSLDGDEGRSIAKAIMASLVQTAAGPRPGSQVEPWDLACLDDIEVLLDCARTYDDCIPSRPPPDEEELLRKLKVRCPGAKNIRLTANSYVPQRLAESLGMAAPNKGKVKAYGEPILGGLRGASEAVSSAVAMASGASRPLIIVPTRALARAAASAHGGTFITAETIDSWFSRGGLGFISWDDYLAMPEAGGVADRSIIVFPERLIRAEPEDTAYGVHDRLVDSVIELVAKNGGLAVSRALHAEAERRDDIELVAPARHEIDVELSDTDIMEEAENAFKRLWGANLSLRPYQGLAVRVLAQMASSGRASALMVILPTGAGKSAIFQVTAKAFEDLGLGSTAIVISPLRALMHDQVKNARSRGLRAAYIDSSVPPSRKREIIAAAREGLLDLVYVTPEGFSSGPASELVSTSGEASLVVLDEAHALSRWGLSFRPSYLYVARQLKDRASAGWPPIVALTASAPSDVVRDVLSELGYQDYEERRISLGPETAEVSYSGKPVVLRAPSLRPEISIDVVPARDGPDRLEDIAAHAEELTRWADSLGGPWVGIVFVPFVQSDSRPWLNAEEVAKFLGRRLGEDIAVYHGQLSDSERRRVEEEIVSSSRTGRGPRIVVATKAFGMGVDIPNIRWTLHAAPSGSVEDLYQEIGRAGRDGKPARAVILYNPSDMTVQSAMAKGEAIRPLSVHRTLQLIAEAMQYVKYRDGVIPIPIKGREGEWGLVKYLDVLRVAGLIDYEVVRGPLLAYDLPREKVEEEAGWCIPMSDGTCISRAVRGLEGRRVYFNICDNDASIGLKAQEACKSISYDGLVALVSVTSGWRRPRRYLDPELYAISLWLSLREGRKVKELSDLLEAAVAARARGGQQLADSQVKRAIEELLARGVRPPLGGVRLGKVVRCDSLDECVDRAIKDVIEVEELVGEGSVVIGASPTAAPLVSARYLKLTGRSPSVSPSYYRRLASLARRGELEKAMNMGYVVVVAKDSEKVNEVVKLVHGYPYASFYLYARSKA encoded by the coding sequence GTGCAAGAGGCCGTCCTAGCTGCAGGTGCAGCGGCCGCTGCGGGCGCGGCGACCTATGTAGCCTACAGGAAGAGGCTGCTGTCAAGGCTCCTCACCTCCCTGAGGCTGAAGGTGAACCCCGACAGCATAGTCGAAGTGGCCTCCTCTGCCGAGTCCCTAGGCATAAGCAGGCAGCAGGTCTCCGCTATAGTGAGGTCCCTGAGGTCGTGCCCCAAGGGCTCGGAGAGGCTGGCGGAGTCGCTCATCTCCCTTGGACTTTACGAGGACGTCATATACCTGGCCTCAAGGGGCTGCTCGGTGCCCTCCGTCACCCTCCGCAGGGCGAGGGCCTACTCACTTGGGCTGGCGCTCTCCAAGTGGGAAGCCGAGGCGTCAAGGCTACTGCAGGAGCAACCAAAGCTCTCCGGCAGCTCAAAGGTCATGGTTGCTGTGTGCGAGGGCGACTACAGGGAGGTCATGGTAGATGGCGTCGTAACCGAGGTGCCGCCGCCTGGGAGCTCATGGAGGTCCCCGCCGCCGGAGGAGGCAATGAGCTCCATAGCTGAGCTCTCAGGGGCGAAGCTTGTCATAAGCTGGGGCAGCTGCGGCCTCAGGGGGGCTGTAAACGCCAGGAGGCTCGTGAGGCTGGCCTACCCTGACGTGAGGCCCTCGCTGGCGTCAATAGCCTACAACCTAGGGGTTAACCCCATGCTTCCCCCGTCAGCCGTGGTCCTTGCAGCGGTCGAGAGCTCGGTTGACATACTGAACAGGGTTGGGGTCGAGTGGGAAAAGATGCCCGAGGACGTGAGGGGCGCCTCCGAAATAGTCAAGTATAGGGACGTGGTGAACTCCGTCGTGGGGCAGCGCGGCGTCAAGGAACAGCGCTCCATAGTTGTCACGGACAGGCCCAGGGCCTACATGCCGCTGTGGAGGCCGTTCTCGGTGAGCCCCTCGCGGGCCCCCCAGGACGACTACGTGGCAGCTACAGTCATCAAGGCGCTGGCCTCAAGGGGAGGCGACCCCCTGAGGGCCATCAGACTCTCAAGCCTTGACGGCGACGAGGGCAGGTCAATAGCTAAAGCCATAATGGCCTCCCTGGTGCAGACGGCCGCAGGCCCAAGGCCTGGCAGCCAGGTTGAGCCGTGGGACCTGGCGTGCCTCGATGATATAGAAGTCCTACTTGACTGCGCTCGCACCTACGACGACTGCATCCCCTCAAGGCCTCCGCCTGACGAGGAGGAGCTCCTTAGGAAGCTCAAGGTGAGGTGCCCCGGAGCCAAGAACATAAGGCTCACCGCCAACTCTTACGTCCCCCAGAGGCTGGCGGAGTCCCTCGGCATGGCGGCCCCCAACAAGGGCAAGGTGAAGGCCTACGGCGAGCCCATATTGGGCGGCCTCAGGGGGGCCTCTGAGGCGGTGTCGTCAGCTGTCGCCATGGCCTCGGGGGCCTCCAGGCCGCTGATAATAGTCCCAACGAGGGCCCTCGCCAGGGCGGCCGCCAGCGCCCACGGAGGCACGTTCATAACTGCTGAAACCATAGACTCCTGGTTCTCCAGGGGAGGCCTGGGCTTCATATCATGGGATGACTACCTGGCCATGCCTGAGGCCGGGGGCGTGGCCGACCGCTCCATTATAGTGTTCCCCGAGAGGCTGATCAGAGCAGAGCCCGAGGACACGGCATATGGCGTCCACGACAGGCTTGTGGACTCCGTCATAGAGCTTGTGGCCAAGAACGGGGGCCTGGCGGTCAGCAGGGCCCTCCACGCCGAGGCCGAGAGGAGGGACGACATAGAGCTGGTGGCACCGGCGAGGCACGAGATTGATGTGGAGCTCAGCGACACTGATATAATGGAGGAGGCCGAGAACGCGTTCAAGAGGCTCTGGGGCGCCAACCTGAGCCTGAGGCCCTACCAGGGCCTCGCCGTGAGGGTGTTGGCCCAGATGGCCTCCTCGGGCAGGGCCTCAGCGCTGATGGTCATACTTCCCACTGGGGCCGGGAAGAGCGCGATCTTCCAGGTGACTGCGAAGGCCTTCGAGGACCTGGGACTGGGGTCAACGGCCATAGTGATAAGCCCCCTGAGGGCGCTCATGCACGACCAGGTGAAGAACGCCAGGTCGAGGGGGCTCAGGGCCGCCTACATAGACTCGAGTGTGCCGCCTTCAAGGAAGAGGGAGATAATAGCCGCTGCCAGGGAGGGTCTCCTGGACCTGGTCTACGTGACGCCCGAGGGCTTCAGCTCGGGGCCTGCCTCCGAGCTGGTGTCAACCTCGGGCGAGGCGAGCCTCGTGGTGCTCGACGAGGCCCACGCCCTCTCAAGGTGGGGGCTCAGCTTCAGGCCAAGCTACCTGTACGTCGCCAGGCAGCTCAAGGACAGGGCCTCGGCCGGGTGGCCCCCGATAGTTGCCCTCACCGCCTCAGCTCCCTCTGACGTGGTCAGGGACGTCCTGAGCGAGCTCGGCTACCAGGACTACGAGGAGCGCCGTATATCCCTGGGCCCTGAGACCGCGGAGGTGAGCTACTCGGGCAAGCCAGTGGTCCTGAGGGCCCCGTCCCTGAGGCCTGAGATCTCCATTGATGTTGTGCCAGCCAGGGACGGCCCTGACAGGCTTGAGGACATAGCGGCCCACGCGGAGGAGCTCACCAGGTGGGCCGACTCGCTCGGGGGGCCGTGGGTTGGTATAGTGTTCGTGCCGTTCGTCCAGAGTGACTCAAGGCCCTGGCTTAACGCCGAGGAGGTGGCCAAGTTCCTGGGCAGGAGGCTGGGCGAGGACATAGCCGTGTACCACGGCCAGCTGAGCGACTCCGAGAGGAGGCGGGTCGAGGAGGAGATAGTAAGCTCCTCCCGCACGGGCAGGGGGCCAAGGATAGTGGTGGCCACCAAGGCCTTCGGCATGGGTGTTGACATACCTAACATAAGGTGGACCCTTCACGCCGCGCCGAGCGGCAGCGTGGAGGACCTGTACCAGGAGATAGGCAGGGCCGGGAGGGATGGGAAGCCCGCGAGGGCTGTCATACTTTACAACCCCTCTGACATGACCGTGCAGTCGGCCATGGCCAAGGGGGAGGCCATAAGGCCCCTCAGCGTGCACAGGACCCTGCAGCTGATAGCCGAGGCCATGCAGTACGTCAAGTACAGGGACGGCGTCATCCCGATCCCCATCAAGGGCAGGGAGGGCGAGTGGGGGCTCGTCAAGTACCTTGACGTGCTGAGGGTGGCGGGCCTGATAGACTACGAGGTCGTCAGGGGGCCGCTGCTGGCCTACGACCTGCCGAGGGAGAAGGTCGAGGAGGAGGCGGGGTGGTGCATACCGATGAGCGACGGCACGTGCATATCAAGGGCCGTGAGGGGGCTGGAGGGCCGCAGGGTCTACTTTAACATCTGCGACAACGACGCCTCAATAGGGCTGAAGGCGCAGGAGGCCTGTAAGTCGATAAGCTACGACGGCCTCGTGGCCCTGGTCTCCGTGACCTCGGGCTGGAGGAGGCCGAGGAGGTACCTTGACCCTGAGCTCTACGCCATATCGCTCTGGCTCTCCCTGAGGGAGGGCAGGAAGGTCAAGGAGCTCTCGGACCTGCTGGAGGCGGCAGTGGCGGCCAGGGCAAGGGGAGGGCAGCAGCTGGCTGACTCCCAGGTCAAGAGGGCCATAGAGGAGCTCCTCGCCAGGGGGGTCAGGCCCCCTCTGGGAGGCGTCAGGCTGGGCAAGGTGGTGAGGTGTGACAGCCTGGACGAGTGCGTCGACCGCGCCATAAAGGACGTTATAGAGGTTGAGGAGCTCGTGGGGGAGGGCTCAGTGGTTATAGGCGCCTCCCCCACGGCCGCCCCCCTGGTCTCCGCCAGGTACCTCAAGCTCACTGGCAGGTCGCCCTCCGTTTCGCCAAGTTACTACAGGAGGCTGGCCTCCCTGGCCAGGAGGGGGGAGCTTGAGAAGGCTATGAACATGGGCTACGTCGTTGTGGTGGCCAAGGACAGCGAAAAAGTTAACGAGGTCGTTAAGCTTGTCCACGGCTACCCCTACGCCAGCTTCTACCTCTACGCCAGGTCAAAGGCTTAG
- a CDS encoding TFIIB-type zinc ribbon-containing protein, protein MVAPLVCPRCGSKLVDDNGVLVCPNCGYIYDGNELSDGPEWRSLSNGNVKGVERASYSNDPLMHDLGIGNLRMSPARSRSPLMRVRNLRMRIGSSHPLLKGEAPLVNMFSIAKKAASAFELSDSAKDALGQVLHAYAERAKKPIGRDVNKVVAAALEKVVEVYNLSISKGEIESFFEIDDNDLWDGLKKLNDVGALDMLKVVVASEGQGRVLERSFTYINRIASSLSLPQQVVQDSLNFIRKSLGVAGKTPYGKKPEALAAAAVYLVARLNGYEISQSDVAKVVGIKESTVRKLYRFLMDNMVVVVDV, encoded by the coding sequence GTGGTTGCCCCACTCGTGTGTCCCAGGTGCGGCTCCAAGCTTGTTGATGATAATGGGGTTCTCGTCTGTCCCAACTGTGGCTACATATACGACGGCAACGAGCTCAGTGACGGCCCTGAGTGGAGGTCGCTCAGCAACGGCAACGTGAAGGGCGTTGAGAGGGCCTCGTACTCCAACGACCCCCTGATGCATGACCTAGGCATAGGCAACCTGAGGATGAGCCCGGCCAGGTCAAGGTCGCCGCTGATGAGGGTCAGGAACCTGAGGATGAGGATAGGCAGCTCCCACCCGCTGCTCAAGGGCGAGGCGCCGCTGGTCAACATGTTCTCCATAGCCAAGAAGGCGGCGAGCGCCTTTGAGCTGAGCGACAGCGCCAAGGACGCCCTAGGGCAGGTGCTCCACGCCTACGCTGAGAGGGCCAAGAAGCCCATAGGCAGGGACGTGAACAAGGTCGTGGCCGCCGCCCTGGAGAAGGTGGTAGAGGTCTACAACTTAAGCATATCTAAGGGCGAGATAGAGAGCTTCTTTGAGATAGACGACAACGACCTATGGGACGGCCTTAAGAAGCTCAACGACGTCGGCGCCCTTGACATGCTTAAGGTCGTCGTGGCCTCCGAGGGCCAGGGCAGGGTGCTGGAGAGGTCCTTCACCTACATTAACAGGATAGCGTCAAGCCTGTCGCTGCCTCAGCAAGTCGTGCAGGACTCGCTGAACTTCATAAGGAAGTCCCTGGGCGTGGCAGGCAAGACACCATACGGCAAGAAGCCCGAGGCCCTGGCGGCGGCCGCCGTCTACCTGGTTGCAAGGCTTAACGGCTATGAGATAAGCCAGAGCGACGTGGCCAAGGTAGTCGGCATAAAGGAGTCCACCGTGAGGAAGCTCTACAGGTTCCTGATGGACAACATGGTAGTGGTCGTTGACGTCTGA
- a CDS encoding H/ACA ribonucleoprotein complex subunit GAR1 yields the protein MEGGAREVLRIGKVSGIVNGLAVVRADIDVRKFRQGSPVINPDRRLVGSAADIIGNVNSPYLLVKLSPGASVKEGDELFLIFSPPRRRSHHRRR from the coding sequence ATGGAGGGAGGCGCCCGGGAAGTCCTAAGGATCGGCAAGGTCTCAGGCATAGTCAACGGCCTAGCCGTGGTCAGGGCCGACATAGATGTAAGGAAGTTCAGGCAAGGGTCGCCCGTGATCAACCCTGACCGCAGGCTCGTGGGGTCGGCCGCCGACATAATAGGAAACGTCAACTCCCCATACCTGCTGGTCAAGCTGAGCCCGGGCGCCTCAGTTAAGGAGGGGGACGAGCTCTTCCTCATATTCTCGCCCCCCAGGAGGAGGAGCCATCACAGGAGAAGGTGA
- a CDS encoding MBL fold metallo-hydrolase — MVLQVTSRVYRVPVEETNGNIYFYVQEDGLIIIDTGIPGKDGLVLDSIRSLGFSPSQVKAIVLTHYHLDHSGSANAIRSATGAKIYVHRDDAPILEGLVPPQLPKEAPREAVEAYRWFKPVKPDVVLNDGDEVHGLRVIHVPGHTPGSIALYDGEHLFAGDNLNFRDGRVQGPPPLFTADMQRARESVRRLLSLDFRVLLPGHGEPVVGDASARARQDLRELL; from the coding sequence GTGGTCCTTCAGGTGACGAGCAGGGTCTACAGGGTGCCCGTGGAGGAGACTAACGGCAACATATACTTTTACGTCCAGGAGGACGGCCTCATCATAATAGACACGGGCATTCCGGGCAAGGACGGCCTGGTGTTGGACTCCATAAGGTCCCTGGGCTTCAGCCCCTCCCAGGTCAAGGCCATAGTTTTGACCCACTACCACCTGGATCACTCTGGCAGCGCGAACGCCATTCGCTCGGCCACAGGGGCCAAGATATACGTGCACAGGGACGACGCCCCAATACTTGAGGGCCTGGTACCCCCTCAGCTCCCCAAGGAAGCCCCAAGGGAGGCCGTCGAGGCCTACCGCTGGTTCAAGCCGGTCAAGCCAGACGTTGTCCTAAACGACGGCGACGAGGTCCACGGGCTCAGGGTGATCCACGTCCCAGGGCACACGCCCGGCTCCATAGCCCTCTACGACGGGGAGCACCTATTCGCCGGCGACAACCTGAACTTCCGCGACGGCAGGGTCCAGGGCCCGCCGCCCCTGTTCACCGCTGACATGCAGAGGGCCAGGGAGTCGGTGAGGAGGCTGCTGTCGCTGGACTTCAGGGTCCTGCTCCCAGGGCACGGCGAGCCCGTGGTAGGGGACGCCTCAGCAAGGGCCAGGCAGGACCTGAGGGAGCTTCTGTGA